A genome region from Scleropages formosus chromosome 6, fSclFor1.1, whole genome shotgun sequence includes the following:
- the cldn5b gene encoding claudin-5b — translation MISGCLEILGLALSVAGTLLAMVACGLPMWKVSAHIDSNIVVAQTIWEGLWMTCVTQSTGQIQCKLYDSVLSLSAELQTARALTVVAAVTGVLGLALAVAGAQCTNCIRREALKARVVNAGGAAYVLSAVLVMVPLSWVAHGIISDFRSADVRASSKREIGASIYVGWAAAALLLAGGALLCCSCPPPAASASYPVKCPPASGKSVALNGEYGKKNYV, via the coding sequence ATGATCTCCGGCTGCCTCGAGATCCTCGGACTGGCGCTGTCGGTCGCCGGCACCCTGCTCGCGATGGTCGCGTGCGGCCTGCCCATGTGGAAGGTGTCCGCCCACATCGACAGCAACATCGTGGTGGCGCAGACCATCTGGGAGGGGCTCTGGATGACGTGCGTGACGCAGAGCACGGGCCAGATCCAGTGCAAGCTGTACGACTCGGTGCTGTCGCTGAGCGCGGAGCTGCAGACGGCGCGCGCGCTCACGGTCGTGGCGGCGGTGACGGGCGTGCTGGGGCTCGCGCTCGCGGTGGCGGGCGCGCAGTGCACCAACTGCATCCGCAGGGAGGCGCTCAAGGCGCGCGTCGTGAACGCGGGCGGCGCGGCCTACGTCCTGAGCGCCGTGCTCGTCATGGTGCCGCTGAGCTGGGTCGCGCACGGCATCATCAGCGACTTCCGGAGCGCGGACGTGCGCGCATCCAGCAAGCGCGAGATCGGAGCCTCCATCTACGTGGGctgggcggcggcggcgctgctGCTGGCGGGCGGcgcgctgctctgctgctcgTGCCCGCCGCCCGCCGCGAGCGCCTCGTACCCCGTCAAGTGCCCCCCCGCCAGTGGCAAGAGCGTAGCGCTGAACGGAGAGTACGGCAAAAAGAACTACGTGTAG